One genomic window of Saccopteryx bilineata isolate mSacBil1 chromosome 4, mSacBil1_pri_phased_curated, whole genome shotgun sequence includes the following:
- the IL5 gene encoding interleukin-5 — MRKLLHLSFLALGAACMCAIAVESPMRRLVAETLTLLSTHQTLLIGDGNLMIPTPEHNNYQLCIEEVFQGIDTLKNQTTQEDDMEKLFQNLSLIKEYIDRQKKKCEGERWRVKKFLDYLQVFLGVINTEWTTES, encoded by the exons ATGAGGAAGCTTCTGCATTTGAGTTTCCTAGCTCTTGGAGCTGCCTGCATGTGTGCCATTGCCGTAGAAAGTCCCATGAGAAGACTGGTGGCAGAGACGTTGACACTGCTCTCCACTCATCAGACTCTGCTCATAGGCGATGGg aaCCTGATGATTCCTACTCCTGAACATAATAAT TACCAGCTATGCATTGAAGAAGTCTTTCAGGGAATCGACACATTGAAGAATCAAACCACACAAGAGGATGACATGGAAAAGCTCTTCCAGAACttgtctttaataaaagaatacataGACCGCCAAAAA aaaaaatgTGAAGGGGAGCGATGGAGAGTCAAAAAATTCCTAGACTACCTTCAAGTGTTTCTTGGTGTGATCAACACTGAGTGGACAACAGAAAGTTGA